In a genomic window of Ralstonia nicotianae:
- a CDS encoding immunity 8 family protein — translation MHAVVKSIASDEANLDGFRPDDTVCFSLNVRIRIGVDGAPGADDFELCVCTPEWLRQTIWEPRWGRHMLIVREYDRSVIEKYIHDYVVECAGADWNAIASKLARVFSWEFEDYQG, via the coding sequence ATGCATGCAGTTGTAAAAAGCATTGCCAGTGATGAGGCTAATCTTGACGGGTTCAGGCCAGATGACACGGTTTGCTTTTCATTGAATGTTCGCATCCGAATTGGGGTCGACGGGGCCCCAGGGGCAGACGATTTTGAGTTGTGCGTGTGCACTCCGGAATGGCTTCGTCAGACGATATGGGAGCCCCGCTGGGGGCGCCACATGCTGATTGTTCGAGAGTACGATAGGTCAGTCATTGAGAAATACATCCACGATTACGTGGTGGAATGCGCGGGTGCTGACTGGAATGCCATCGCAAGCAAGCTCGCGCGAGTTTTTTCGTGGGAGTTTGAGGACTATCAGGGTTGA
- a CDS encoding two-partner secretion domain-containing protein, with amino-acid sequence MRQPVTARARAALEQPCAIAQQHCDRAGTADTASRHDRARRSFVARSIAAAVALISWLGPVQVSWQAARQSAATIALHGTTVDSPFTSWRTTGRLLVRWGLRQAQAGAITDPTAPIRFTPTLTQTTGQGGGVPVVNVTTPNPSGLSYNLLRSLTVDGIGLILNNSLAGGGTLLGGNVGGNANLATSGPASTILTQVTGTDPIRINGTVEVFGTPASVIFSAPAGIYTQGAGFTNTPRVTLSSGTPQFLNGSGANVSFDQATAVGFLVNSGRIQIDPAAGSTAGAGIEGTVGAINLIGQTVGVNAPLYAGNQINVIAGNQQVVPVATGTGRAGSDWQVSGAGANAAANSASAQNGLAIDATAFGAMTAGQIKLISTAQGLGVRAAGDLAANTSNVNIDANGDVSVGNVYGQQTAGITTTGSVSTSGAVRAQQDVTIGAGGDVTLGGAAQAGNNVTVSAGGNVAGSGDLAAAKALNVSAGKSVNLGGNLNAANIAVTAQGTGGTGDLTLGGNVSSPNTIQLNAARDASIAGPLTTGGDLRLTAGRDIAIGGAVQSTGASVLGAARDLHVAGTGSVTAGATTTATAGRNLGVDGTVSSRGDIRLDAMDGQVASTGSLISGGGITATAGGANGDIALGGKVSAPGSVTLAAARNATVGGQLVTGTDLTIGAKQDVAVTGAVQSVGATTLTGGRDIGIASTGAVTAGTTTTAAAGRHLLLLGSTASGGDTQLTATGVLATAGTVLAGGNVSASGQGGVALGGTVYATRGVTAQSGGGAIGVTGSVIAHGGSAVLTGTDVTVSGTTQSSGDTALTATQGSVAVDGQSAAVGNLNISAAQDIAGQGTTTSVGSTTLAAGRDIARTGGSQAVGNLTATAGNRLAMAALPVVGGDATLSGASVALGATGKSSQIKGTLTATGAQGVTTAGTINAGSAKLTGGAVNNIGTVTASNTLTVTGSTITNSGTLGGATTSVHGTDVANAGLIGGQTVSVTADNTLSNQNGTLLGTKSLAVAANTLTSNRNGVMFAGSPSGTTAGQGDLSATVSGGNGSFNNAGGQILAGNNATINLRNQTVDGANLGTINANGALTYNVGAVANTGAWTVGGKTATINAANGIANTGSIQHAGDLTLSTHGAVTNNGQIIAGNDLAVVGDSINNAAGATLHADHDLSVTGATTNRGTVEALNDVKIAGAGYDNAGALTQANRDINVNVSGSVLNQGGTIGAGRDVNLSAGQIINDATASGGASTTVVTGQEVNPTYLSRIVIGQKQVLISVGGTADDGPQYSPFYFPITIGDLKPSASGVISAYQAIDIYTPSTGGGDNGASPQSMELWHFGEPPSTTGAAPAGKMAPLITLPTVTRTETTTQDGVAGVIQAGRNLAVTASTLSNNGGRISAAGNLSMTVGTLNNGTSAGATKTITESIDQATLNAFMRQLATQLGWNAFYTGPLAVLSEGCGYRDCNPTQGLIQPHWIWLNYTSDGTGSVNGFTATPPAAQTTFQQAAGKQGVIAAGGNIDLTRVGTLNNGGQIAAAGNVALGGSVNNVGQQLVNRTTLPGCVGNPATCTNSVSNGFFGAAAAGPWDSPTYDVIDPKQQVASIVAGGTLTANAAQLTNQTGTITAAGNVLITAPTVTNTGGTIQSKAGSVTINAANGLVNQAAPTTTVHQSHGSDVGPCGKSGSGNCDTATQTATGDAGMILAAVDLTVNAGSVRNNGGAMVAGGNNTITTGSFDNSPVFLRQYYHWMFLDQDSNASDRWGCDSAGDISGCQRAFGGNLRNGTNANAENAPTIGALNSYVSGGNLTIRSGGAIVNSGNIEGTAISLSGATITNGITNPSIQTPPPTSGRQVVSLGPIGTANAQLPVTGTPDTFSGPTTVVQQGVPNPSNPGTANGRWQFNPVVVTTQSGGAVAWHFNTPLDGAAMSAPTASGSTAQYLSNSPATAVLGGVGPQTLINALPADLRPGSTPFYYDPQAENQRLDQAALAQTGRTSFINGLTYDSQTHLTVDDQQKLILYQNAVDYAKAHNIQLGQALTPGQLAALDKPMLWYVTQQVPDPNCLSGACPMVSALVPQVYLPQGYSGIEPGGSIVASKSLELLADSPIRNTGTLGSYGTLTSNTTIINEQRAAEMTAAWQPIEDGWARTTGQQGQANSGFVFAANAAGIAGQIQNINGVVAQLNADGTMSAAEAARVAAAVQAGMQAVTSTHTDTFVRSEGWFGQLFAGVVMVAIGIMTGGAAMAAYAGVGATLTVGQAMAQAAISSMTTNAMQQTSSGMGFSFGALVKAGATSALTAGLTQGITVGADGTLGTVDSLSSVASDRSIAALSGTKAVGDGLTQASAATGTLGQQLAALALDASIKAGVNTAINGGSFLTNLRDSAVNDLAAIAAYGIGNLNANGTLVGPAYYAAHALLGCASSAALGTGCGGGAIGGVTSALLAPDIIKAIDPTGAPLDAGQQAMLAAFAGLAGGGMAGVLGQNVQGGMAAAQNEALNNSGNHAEDAAKKGGLLNQSWDAVVDWAKWTYSDPIGDTERGLRHFLSVGQQNGRDAQTDPNRQFDPDGGGSNTGRPSAPAVVVAFGAILCLLSGGTACGMMMVPVPAPSGPPPGNAILSSSSDSGGSGTSRNAGGSGPDRGSATNTSATSEGAANAASYQGLKSQLANQNLAEIAAQDPRLAAAVNGSGTSNVNFSIGSGTVAEANKLGKIWVGDGAKLTSDGSGLVSADGTRVYRFPTQKTSSYATTGTQANFETYNVNSVTGQRMKIGNGHLNVTN; translated from the coding sequence GGGCAGGGCGGGGGCGTACCGGTTGTGAACGTCACGACGCCGAACCCGAGCGGCCTGTCGTACAACCTGCTGCGCTCGCTGACGGTCGATGGCATCGGCCTGATCCTGAACAACAGCCTGGCCGGCGGCGGCACGCTCCTGGGCGGCAACGTCGGCGGTAACGCGAACCTGGCCACGTCGGGCCCGGCCTCGACCATCCTGACGCAGGTCACGGGCACCGATCCGATCCGCATCAACGGCACGGTGGAGGTGTTCGGCACGCCGGCCAGCGTGATCTTTTCCGCGCCAGCGGGCATCTATACGCAGGGCGCGGGGTTTACGAACACGCCACGGGTGACGCTGTCCAGCGGTACACCGCAGTTTCTGAACGGCAGCGGCGCAAACGTTTCATTCGACCAGGCCACCGCGGTGGGCTTCCTGGTCAATAGCGGGCGCATCCAGATCGACCCGGCGGCGGGCTCCACGGCCGGTGCGGGGATCGAGGGCACGGTCGGGGCGATCAACCTGATCGGCCAGACGGTGGGCGTCAATGCGCCGCTGTATGCGGGCAATCAGATCAACGTGATCGCGGGGAACCAGCAGGTCGTGCCGGTGGCGACGGGCACGGGCCGGGCGGGTTCCGACTGGCAGGTGAGCGGCGCGGGCGCCAATGCGGCGGCCAACAGCGCGAGCGCGCAGAACGGCCTGGCGATCGACGCGACGGCGTTCGGCGCGATGACGGCGGGGCAGATCAAGCTGATCTCGACGGCGCAGGGGCTGGGCGTGCGCGCCGCCGGCGACCTGGCGGCCAATACCAGCAACGTCAATATCGATGCCAATGGCGATGTCAGCGTCGGCAATGTGTACGGGCAGCAGACCGCCGGCATTACGACGACGGGGTCGGTGAGCACGAGCGGCGCCGTCCGAGCGCAGCAGGACGTGACGATCGGGGCGGGCGGCGACGTGACGCTTGGCGGTGCAGCGCAGGCGGGCAACAACGTGACGGTGAGCGCGGGCGGCAATGTTGCCGGATCGGGCGATCTGGCTGCGGCCAAGGCGCTGAACGTGAGCGCGGGCAAGAGCGTCAACCTGGGCGGCAACCTGAACGCGGCCAACATTGCCGTGACGGCGCAGGGTACGGGCGGTACGGGCGATCTCACGCTGGGTGGGAACGTGTCGTCTCCGAACACCATCCAGCTGAACGCGGCGCGCGACGCTTCCATTGCTGGTCCGCTGACCACGGGCGGCGATCTGCGATTGACGGCCGGCCGCGACATCGCGATCGGCGGCGCGGTGCAGAGCACGGGGGCATCGGTACTCGGCGCGGCCCGCGATCTCCATGTCGCCGGTACCGGTTCCGTCACGGCGGGCGCGACGACAACCGCGACGGCTGGCCGCAACCTGGGTGTGGACGGGACGGTTTCCTCCCGCGGCGATATCCGGCTCGATGCCATGGACGGTCAGGTGGCATCCACGGGGTCGCTCATTTCCGGTGGCGGCATCACGGCTACGGCCGGCGGTGCCAATGGGGACATCGCTCTGGGCGGCAAGGTCTCGGCGCCCGGCTCCGTGACGTTGGCCGCTGCGCGCAATGCGACGGTTGGCGGGCAGCTCGTGACCGGGACTGATTTGACGATCGGGGCCAAGCAGGATGTTGCCGTCACGGGGGCGGTCCAGAGCGTGGGCGCGACGACGCTCACGGGTGGCCGGGACATCGGCATCGCGAGCACCGGCGCCGTCACGGCGGGAACCACGACAACGGCGGCCGCCGGCCGTCATCTCCTCCTCTTGGGCAGTACGGCCTCGGGTGGCGACACCCAGCTGACCGCGACGGGGGTGCTGGCGACTGCGGGTACCGTGCTTGCGGGCGGTAACGTCAGTGCGAGCGGGCAGGGCGGTGTCGCCCTGGGCGGCACGGTGTATGCCACGCGGGGGGTGACGGCGCAATCGGGCGGTGGCGCCATCGGCGTTACCGGCAGTGTCATCGCTCACGGCGGTAGCGCCGTGTTGACCGGGACGGATGTGACCGTCTCCGGCACGACGCAGTCCAGTGGGGATACGGCGCTGACCGCGACCCAGGGAAGCGTGGCCGTCGACGGTCAATCCGCTGCGGTGGGCAACCTGAACATCTCCGCCGCGCAGGACATTGCCGGTCAAGGCACCACCACCAGCGTCGGCAGCACCACCCTTGCCGCGGGCCGCGATATTGCCCGCACGGGGGGCAGCCAGGCGGTGGGCAATCTGACCGCGACGGCCGGGAACCGTCTTGCCATGGCGGCACTGCCTGTTGTCGGCGGGGATGCCACCCTGAGCGGGGCGAGCGTCGCGCTGGGGGCCACCGGCAAGAGCAGCCAGATCAAGGGCACGCTCACCGCCACCGGGGCGCAAGGTGTCACGACGGCCGGCACCATCAACGCGGGGTCGGCGAAGCTGACCGGCGGTGCGGTCAACAATATTGGCACCGTCACGGCGTCGAACACGTTGACCGTCACCGGTTCCACCATCACCAACAGCGGCACGCTGGGCGGTGCGACGACCAGCGTGCACGGTACGGATGTGGCCAATGCCGGCCTGATCGGCGGCCAGACGGTCAGCGTCACGGCGGACAACACGCTCAGCAACCAGAACGGCACGCTGCTCGGTACCAAGTCGCTGGCCGTGGCCGCCAACACGCTGACGAGCAACCGCAACGGCGTGATGTTCGCCGGCAGCCCGTCCGGCACTACGGCTGGGCAAGGCGACCTGAGCGCCACGGTGTCCGGCGGGAACGGCAGCTTCAATAACGCCGGTGGCCAAATCCTGGCCGGCAACAACGCCACGATCAACCTGCGGAACCAGACTGTTGACGGCGCGAACCTCGGCACCATCAACGCCAACGGGGCGCTGACTTACAACGTCGGCGCTGTCGCCAACACCGGCGCATGGACCGTGGGCGGCAAGACCGCGACCATCAACGCGGCCAACGGCATCGCCAACACTGGCTCGATCCAGCACGCGGGCGATTTGACGCTGAGCACGCACGGTGCGGTGACCAACAACGGGCAGATCATCGCTGGCAACGACCTGGCGGTCGTGGGCGACAGCATCAACAACGCAGCCGGCGCGACGCTGCACGCCGATCATGACCTGTCTGTCACGGGTGCCACCACCAACCGGGGCACGGTCGAAGCGCTCAATGACGTCAAGATTGCCGGGGCCGGCTATGACAATGCTGGCGCGCTGACCCAGGCCAACCGCGACATCAACGTCAACGTGTCGGGCAGCGTGCTGAACCAGGGCGGCACGATCGGCGCGGGGCGCGATGTGAATCTGTCCGCAGGTCAGATCATCAACGATGCGACCGCGTCGGGTGGTGCCAGCACGACCGTGGTGACGGGGCAGGAGGTCAACCCGACGTACCTGTCGCGGATCGTGATCGGACAGAAGCAGGTGCTGATCTCGGTCGGGGGGACGGCAGACGATGGCCCCCAATACAGCCCATTCTATTTCCCGATCACGATCGGCGATCTGAAGCCTAGCGCCAGTGGCGTGATCTCGGCCTATCAGGCGATTGATATCTACACACCCAGCACTGGCGGAGGCGATAACGGTGCGTCCCCCCAATCGATGGAACTGTGGCATTTTGGCGAGCCGCCCTCCACGACGGGGGCTGCACCGGCCGGCAAGATGGCACCGCTCATCACGCTGCCGACCGTCACCCGTACGGAAACGACCACGCAGGATGGGGTCGCCGGCGTCATCCAGGCTGGCCGCAACTTGGCGGTAACAGCCTCCACCCTGTCCAACAACGGCGGGCGGATCAGTGCAGCTGGCAATCTGAGCATGACGGTCGGCACGCTGAACAATGGCACCTCGGCGGGCGCGACCAAGACCATCACTGAGTCGATCGATCAGGCGACGCTGAATGCCTTCATGCGGCAACTGGCGACCCAGCTCGGCTGGAACGCCTTCTACACGGGGCCGCTGGCCGTGCTCAGTGAAGGGTGTGGGTACCGCGATTGCAATCCGACCCAGGGACTGATTCAGCCGCATTGGATCTGGTTGAACTACACCTCCGACGGTACCGGCAGTGTGAACGGCTTCACCGCCACGCCGCCCGCCGCGCAGACGACTTTCCAGCAGGCCGCAGGCAAGCAAGGCGTCATCGCCGCCGGCGGCAACATCGACCTGACGCGGGTCGGCACGCTGAACAACGGCGGGCAGATCGCCGCCGCCGGCAACGTCGCGCTGGGTGGGTCGGTCAACAATGTCGGCCAACAGCTGGTCAATCGCACGACACTGCCCGGCTGCGTCGGGAATCCCGCAACGTGTACCAACTCGGTCTCCAACGGCTTCTTTGGCGCTGCTGCCGCCGGGCCGTGGGACAGCCCGACGTACGACGTCATCGATCCCAAGCAGCAGGTCGCCAGCATCGTGGCGGGCGGCACGCTGACCGCCAACGCCGCCCAACTGACCAATCAGACCGGCACCATCACCGCGGCCGGGAATGTCCTGATCACGGCGCCCACTGTCACCAACACGGGCGGCACGATCCAATCGAAGGCCGGTTCGGTCACGATCAATGCCGCCAATGGCCTGGTCAACCAGGCCGCACCGACGACCACGGTTCACCAGAGCCACGGCTCGGATGTCGGGCCATGCGGCAAGAGCGGCAGCGGCAACTGCGATACCGCTACGCAGACCGCCACCGGTGACGCCGGCATGATCCTCGCCGCAGTCGACTTGACCGTCAACGCCGGTTCGGTGCGCAACAACGGCGGCGCCATGGTGGCCGGCGGCAACAACACCATCACCACGGGCAGCTTTGATAACAGCCCGGTCTTCCTGCGCCAGTACTACCACTGGATGTTCCTGGACCAGGACAGCAACGCGAGCGATCGCTGGGGCTGCGACTCGGCGGGCGACATCTCCGGTTGCCAGCGGGCCTTTGGCGGCAACCTTCGCAATGGCACCAACGCCAATGCCGAGAACGCGCCCACCATCGGCGCGCTGAACTCATACGTGAGCGGCGGCAACCTGACCATCCGCTCGGGCGGCGCCATCGTCAACAGCGGCAACATCGAGGGCACGGCGATCTCGCTCTCGGGCGCGACGATCACCAACGGCATCACCAACCCGTCGATCCAGACGCCACCGCCCACCAGCGGCCGGCAGGTGGTGAGCCTGGGCCCGATCGGTACCGCCAATGCGCAGTTGCCGGTGACGGGGACGCCGGACACCTTCAGCGGTCCGACCACGGTTGTGCAGCAGGGCGTGCCGAACCCGTCCAACCCAGGCACGGCGAATGGGCGCTGGCAGTTCAACCCCGTCGTCGTGACGACCCAGAGCGGTGGCGCGGTGGCATGGCATTTCAATACGCCGCTCGATGGCGCGGCGATGAGCGCGCCGACGGCGTCCGGCTCCACGGCGCAATACCTGTCGAATAGCCCCGCCACGGCAGTGCTGGGCGGCGTCGGCCCGCAGACGCTGATCAACGCGCTGCCGGCCGACCTGCGCCCCGGCAGCACACCGTTCTACTACGACCCGCAAGCCGAGAACCAGCGCCTGGACCAGGCCGCCCTTGCGCAGACCGGCCGCACGAGCTTCATCAACGGCCTGACGTACGACAGCCAGACCCACCTGACGGTGGACGACCAGCAGAAGCTGATCCTGTACCAGAACGCCGTCGACTACGCGAAGGCGCACAACATCCAGTTGGGCCAGGCCCTGACGCCGGGCCAGCTGGCCGCGCTGGACAAGCCGATGCTGTGGTACGTGACGCAGCAGGTGCCGGACCCGAACTGCCTGAGCGGCGCATGCCCGATGGTGAGCGCGCTGGTGCCGCAGGTGTACCTGCCGCAGGGCTACAGCGGGATCGAGCCGGGCGGCAGCATCGTCGCGAGCAAGTCGCTTGAGCTGCTGGCCGACAGCCCGATCCGCAATACCGGCACGCTGGGTTCGTACGGCACGCTGACGAGCAACACCACCATCATCAACGAGCAGCGCGCGGCGGAGATGACGGCGGCGTGGCAGCCGATCGAGGACGGCTGGGCGCGCACGACGGGGCAGCAAGGGCAGGCCAATAGCGGGTTCGTGTTTGCGGCCAACGCGGCGGGCATCGCTGGGCAGATCCAGAACATCAATGGTGTCGTTGCGCAGTTGAATGCGGACGGCACGATGAGCGCGGCGGAGGCTGCGCGGGTGGCTGCGGCGGTTCAGGCTGGTATGCAGGCGGTGACGAGCACGCACACGGACACCTTTGTGCGCTCGGAAGGCTGGTTCGGACAACTGTTCGCCGGCGTGGTGATGGTGGCCATCGGGATCATGACGGGCGGCGCGGCGATGGCCGCGTATGCCGGGGTGGGCGCGACCCTGACCGTGGGCCAGGCCATGGCTCAGGCGGCGATTAGTTCGATGACAACCAATGCCATGCAGCAGACGAGCAGCGGCATGGGTTTCAGCTTCGGGGCGTTGGTCAAGGCGGGGGCTACGTCGGCACTGACGGCGGGTCTCACACAAGGAATCACGGTTGGTGCAGATGGCACGCTGGGGACGGTGGACAGCCTGAGCTCGGTGGCGTCGGATCGGAGCATTGCGGCGCTGTCGGGCACGAAGGCCGTTGGTGACGGCTTGACGCAGGCTAGCGCTGCGACTGGCACGTTGGGCCAGCAATTGGCTGCGCTGGCGCTGGATGCCAGCATCAAGGCGGGTGTCAACACCGCGATCAACGGCGGCAGTTTCCTGACGAATCTGCGTGATAGCGCTGTGAACGATTTGGCGGCGATAGCAGCGTACGGCATTGGGAATCTCAACGCGAACGGCACGCTGGTGGGGCCTGCGTACTATGCAGCGCACGCGTTGCTGGGCTGCGCCAGTTCTGCGGCACTGGGCACCGGGTGCGGTGGTGGTGCGATTGGTGGAGTGACCAGTGCCTTGCTGGCGCCGGACATCATCAAAGCGATCGATCCGACGGGGGCGCCGCTGGACGCGGGTCAGCAGGCCATGCTGGCTGCCTTTGCAGGACTGGCAGGCGGTGGCATGGCTGGCGTGCTGGGGCAGAACGTCCAGGGCGGAATGGCGGCGGCTCAGAACGAAGCGCTGAACAACTCGGGAAATCACGCCGAGGATGCGGCCAAAAAGGGCGGCTTGCTGAATCAATCTTGGGATGCCGTAGTCGACTGGGCGAAATGGACCTATAGCGATCCGATTGGTGATACCGAGCGAGGGCTTCGGCATTTCCTTTCGGTCGGGCAGCAGAATGGGCGTGATGCGCAGACGGATCCGAATCGCCAATTTGATCCCGATGGCGGCGGATCGAATACCGGGCGTCCGAGTGCACCTGCAGTCGTGGTTGCCTTCGGCGCGATACTGTGTTTACTGTCCGGAGGGACGGCCTGCGGCATGATGATGGTGCCCGTACCGGCACCATCGGGGCCGCCTCCGGGCAATGCAATTCTGTCGAGTAGCAGTGATAGTGGTGGTAGCGGGACCAGCCGCAACGCGGGTGGCTCGGGCCCAGATCGTGGGAGTGCCACAAATACATCTGCAACGTCTGAAGGTGCAGCCAACGCGGCCAGCTACCAAGGTTTGAAGAGTCAACTTGCGAATCAGAACCTAGCCGAAATTGCTGCGCAGGATCCGAGGTTAGCCGCCGCAGTGAATGGGAGCGGGACAAGCAACGTGAACTTTTCGATCGGGAGTGGAACAGTTGCGGAGGCTAACAAACTCGGGAAGATTTGGGTTGGTGATGGCGCAAAACTGACGAGCGACGGATCGGGGTTGGTCAGCGCAGATGGAACTCGCGTTTACCGTTTCCCTACGCAAAAGACATCATCTTATGCAACAACAGGTACGCAGGCGAACTTCGAAACCTACAATGTCAATTCGGTGACGGGGCAACGTATGAAAATTGGTAACGGTCACCTCAATGTGACCAACTAA